The proteins below are encoded in one region of Flavobacterium nackdongense:
- a CDS encoding sensor histidine kinase, translating to MNKLFFKILVLLMSLSLIGIILVQVYWFNTSLENNDEQFKFHVKSVIGNVAGKIQKQEEYTYYDRFNKYKDSTGKLPKKNDLLEFYYVQKDHKNNKTIVFTNSISSDDYTMSSSFFDKKSDSLKLKSFNSKRVTEVYENNRFDNTKVQSDLIPDVKIEKSGNLDVLDDVAYEINYKEIASAMPLQERVSKETIQKLLKKELEEYGVNTKFEFGIFSSGLATKVKSDGFVYNADNTYSIPIFSDNDGNNKYQLLVSFPNKKKFLLSDLVGITLLSIIFTLIIIIAYTSALNQLIRQRHISEIKSDFINNMTHEFKTPIATINLALDAIKNPKIIGDKEMILKYLQMIKDENKRMHAQVENVLRISKLEKKELDISKESVNIQEVIEDACEHVNLILEDREGTIVKNFNAERNTVLLNEVHFINVIVNILENAIKYSPEVPKIDILTENVKEFLIIKIKDNGIGMSKIAQKRVFEKFYREHTGDLHDVKGHGLGLAYVKKIIDEHNGQIFVESEKGKGSTFIIKLPLIN from the coding sequence ATGAATAAATTATTTTTCAAAATATTGGTTTTATTGATGAGTTTATCCTTGATCGGGATCATTTTAGTACAGGTGTATTGGTTCAATACCTCCTTAGAAAATAATGACGAACAGTTTAAATTCCACGTAAAATCCGTGATCGGAAATGTCGCAGGAAAGATTCAAAAGCAAGAGGAATATACCTATTACGATAGATTCAATAAGTACAAAGACAGTACAGGAAAGCTACCTAAGAAAAATGATTTATTAGAGTTTTATTACGTTCAGAAAGATCACAAGAATAATAAAACGATAGTTTTTACCAACAGTATTTCATCTGATGATTATACTATGTCCTCTTCGTTCTTTGACAAAAAATCGGATAGCTTAAAATTGAAAAGTTTTAATTCGAAGCGGGTTACAGAGGTTTATGAAAACAATAGATTTGACAATACCAAGGTGCAAAGTGATTTGATTCCGGATGTCAAAATTGAGAAATCGGGTAACTTAGATGTTTTAGACGATGTAGCTTATGAAATAAATTATAAAGAAATAGCTTCGGCTATGCCCTTACAGGAAAGGGTTTCTAAAGAGACTATTCAGAAGCTATTAAAGAAAGAATTAGAAGAATATGGTGTCAATACCAAATTTGAATTTGGGATATTCAGCAGTGGATTGGCTACTAAAGTAAAATCGGATGGCTTTGTATATAATGCCGATAATACCTATTCTATTCCTATATTTTCGGATAATGATGGAAATAATAAATATCAATTATTAGTTTCCTTTCCAAATAAAAAGAAATTTTTATTGTCAGATCTTGTTGGAATCACGCTATTATCGATCATTTTTACGCTGATTATAATTATTGCTTATACCAGTGCTCTGAATCAGCTGATTCGTCAGCGTCATATATCTGAAATTAAATCTGATTTCATCAATAATATGACTCACGAATTCAAAACACCGATTGCCACCATAAATTTGGCTTTGGATGCGATTAAAAATCCAAAAATCATAGGTGATAAAGAGATGATTCTCAAGTATCTTCAGATGATAAAAGATGAAAATAAACGCATGCATGCTCAAGTTGAAAATGTATTGCGTATTTCTAAATTAGAAAAGAAAGAATTAGATATTAGCAAGGAATCTGTTAATATTCAGGAGGTTATTGAAGATGCTTGCGAACACGTTAATTTGATTTTAGAAGACAGAGAAGGTACAATAGTAAAAAATTTCAATGCCGAACGCAACACAGTATTATTGAATGAAGTTCATTTTATAAATGTGATTGTAAATATTCTGGAAAACGCGATAAAATATTCGCCAGAGGTTCCTAAAATTGATATTTTAACAGAAAATGTTAAAGAGTTTCTGATTATTAAAATCAAAGATAACGGAATAGGAATGAGTAAAATAGCTCAAAAAAGAGTTTTCGAAAAATTTTATCGAGAGCACACGGGCGATTTACACGATGTCAAAGGACACGGTTTGGGCTTAGCCTATGTCAAAAAAATAATTGACGAACACAACGGTCAAATTTTTGTAGAGAGTGAAAAGGGTAAAGGAAGTACCTTTATAATAAAATTACCATTAATAAATTAA
- the coaE gene encoding dephospho-CoA kinase (Dephospho-CoA kinase (CoaE) performs the final step in coenzyme A biosynthesis.), with protein MTKIIGLTGGIGSGKTTVAHHFEAAGIPVYIADDEARKLMQSPEIIAEIRHTFGNSVFDDAVLNRQKLSQIVFNNPEQLQRLNAIIHPAVRNHFENWVSRQKEIPFVIYEAAILFESGNYKKCDLIIAVTAPVELRIQRVIERDKTTREQVLQRMQAQWNDEKRNSKSDFVIENLDPAATKKQIDGILKILKNS; from the coding sequence ATGACAAAAATAATTGGTTTAACGGGAGGTATCGGAAGTGGAAAAACCACAGTAGCACATCATTTTGAGGCAGCAGGAATCCCTGTTTACATTGCCGATGATGAAGCTAGAAAGTTGATGCAATCTCCTGAAATTATTGCAGAGATAAGACATACTTTTGGTAATTCTGTTTTTGATGATGCCGTTTTAAACCGACAAAAACTTTCTCAAATTGTATTCAACAATCCCGAACAATTGCAGCGACTCAATGCTATAATTCATCCAGCGGTTCGAAACCACTTCGAGAATTGGGTTTCCCGCCAAAAAGAAATTCCATTTGTAATTTATGAAGCGGCTATTTTATTCGAAAGTGGTAATTATAAAAAATGCGATTTAATTATTGCTGTCACTGCGCCGGTCGAACTAAGGATTCAACGTGTTATTGAGCGTGATAAAACCACTCGAGAGCAGGTTTTACAGCGTATGCAAGCGCAATGGAATGATGAAAAACGCAATTCAAAAAGTGATTTTGTAATAGAAAACCTGGACCCTGCGGCTACAAAAAAACAAATAGATGGAATTCTTAAAATTTTGAAGAATTCATAG
- a CDS encoding glycosyltransferase, which produces MLFSLIIPVYNRPEEVDELLESLSQQDYADNFEVIIVEDGSSLRCDDVVRKYAGKLHLSYSFKENSGPGDSRNYGMKKANGDYFIIFDSDCIIPKSYLTEVAKALKENYVDCFGGPDAALDSFSDIQKAINFAMTSFLTTGGIRGGSEKIDKFQPRSFNMGLSRKAFEASKGFGNIHPGEDPDLSIRLWNLGFDTKLFPKAYVYHKRRIDWNKFSIQVNKFGKARPILNSWYPQYSKLTFFFPSVFIIGLFFAVILLVFTYDILLQLYFVYFLMIFLVSTYKNKSFKVGLLSIKAVWKQFFGYGLGFIESFLKVIILNQKPQEAFPELFFKK; this is translated from the coding sequence ATGTTGTTTTCTTTAATCATACCCGTTTACAATCGTCCGGAGGAAGTGGATGAACTGTTAGAAAGTTTGTCACAACAAGATTATGCGGATAATTTTGAAGTGATAATTGTCGAAGACGGTTCTAGCTTGAGATGTGATGATGTGGTGCGCAAATATGCTGGTAAACTGCACTTATCCTATTCATTTAAAGAAAATTCAGGCCCCGGCGATTCTCGAAATTACGGAATGAAAAAAGCAAATGGCGATTATTTTATCATTTTCGATTCGGATTGTATTATTCCAAAAAGCTATTTAACTGAAGTTGCTAAAGCATTAAAAGAAAATTATGTGGATTGTTTTGGAGGACCTGATGCGGCTCTAGATAGTTTTTCGGATATTCAAAAAGCCATCAATTTTGCAATGACTTCTTTCCTTACCACAGGCGGAATTCGTGGTGGTTCGGAGAAAATCGATAAATTTCAACCTCGAAGTTTCAATATGGGATTGTCCCGAAAAGCGTTTGAGGCTTCCAAGGGTTTTGGAAATATTCATCCTGGCGAAGATCCCGATTTATCCATTCGATTGTGGAATTTAGGTTTTGATACGAAACTTTTTCCAAAAGCTTACGTGTATCATAAACGAAGAATTGATTGGAATAAATTTTCAATTCAGGTGAATAAATTTGGTAAAGCCAGACCCATCCTCAATAGTTGGTATCCTCAATACAGTAAGCTCACCTTTTTCTTTCCATCGGTTTTTATAATTGGTTTATTTTTTGCTGTGATATTATTGGTTTTTACCTACGATATTTTACTGCAATTGTATTTTGTTTATTTTTTAATGATTTTCTTGGTGTCAACGTATAAAAACAAAAGTTTTAAAGTAGGTTTGTTATCCATCAAAGCGGTTTGGAAACAGTTTTTTGGCTACGGATTGGGATTTATCGAATCATTTTTGAAGGTCATCATTCTCAACCAAAAACCACAGGAAGCTTTCCCAGAGTTGTTTTTTAAAAAATAA
- the fabV gene encoding enoyl-ACP reductase FabV — translation MIIEPRMRGFICVTSHPDGCAQSVRNQIEYVQSKGEIDGPKKVLVIGASTGFGLASRIAAAFGSDAATIGVFFEKPPVEGKPGSPGWYNSAAFEAEAYQAGLYAKSVNGDAFSNEIKRQTLDLIKADLGQVDLVIYSLASPVRLHPVTGVLHRSVLKPIGATYTNKTVDFHTGVVTDISIAPCQDDDIANTVAVMGGEDWAMWIDALKAENLLAPGVKTVAYSYIGPSLTEAVYRKGTIGRAKDHLEASAFSISDSLKSIDGQALVSVNKALVTQASSAIPVIPLYISLLYKIMKEKGIHEGCIEQIQRLYQDRLYTGEAIPTDDKGRIRIDDWEMRDDVQEQVAALWQQATTESLAEIGDLEGYRKDFLNLFGFDFAGVDYKADSDEMIDIPSIS, via the coding sequence ATGATTATAGAACCAAGAATGAGAGGATTTATTTGCGTGACTTCACACCCTGATGGTTGTGCGCAAAGCGTAAGAAATCAAATTGAATATGTCCAATCAAAAGGAGAAATTGATGGTCCCAAAAAAGTTTTAGTTATTGGAGCTTCAACCGGATTTGGTTTGGCTTCGCGGATTGCTGCTGCTTTTGGTTCAGATGCTGCAACAATTGGTGTGTTTTTCGAAAAACCCCCAGTAGAAGGAAAACCAGGTTCTCCAGGTTGGTATAATTCTGCTGCTTTTGAAGCTGAGGCTTATCAAGCAGGATTGTATGCCAAAAGCGTCAATGGGGACGCTTTTTCTAATGAAATTAAAAGACAAACTTTAGATTTGATCAAAGCAGATTTAGGTCAGGTAGATTTAGTAATTTATAGTTTGGCTTCTCCTGTTCGTTTGCATCCTGTTACAGGCGTTTTGCATCGTTCGGTTTTGAAACCAATTGGAGCCACTTACACCAATAAAACAGTTGATTTTCATACAGGAGTTGTCACTGATATTAGTATTGCTCCTTGTCAGGATGATGATATTGCTAATACCGTTGCTGTGATGGGTGGCGAGGATTGGGCTATGTGGATTGATGCGCTGAAAGCTGAAAATTTGCTTGCTCCGGGAGTTAAAACTGTTGCTTATTCCTATATTGGACCATCTTTGACCGAAGCGGTGTACAGAAAAGGAACTATTGGTCGTGCAAAAGATCATCTGGAAGCGTCTGCTTTTTCGATTTCGGATAGTTTGAAATCTATCGACGGACAAGCATTGGTATCGGTGAATAAAGCTTTGGTAACTCAAGCCAGTTCTGCTATTCCGGTGATTCCGTTGTATATTTCTTTGTTGTATAAAATAATGAAAGAGAAAGGCATTCACGAAGGTTGTATTGAGCAAATCCAGCGTTTATACCAAGACAGATTGTATACCGGCGAGGCAATTCCAACCGATGATAAAGGGAGAATTAGGATTGACGATTGGGAAATGCGTGACGATGTTCAAGAACAAGTAGCCGCTTTATGGCAACAAGCTACCACTGAAAGTTTAGCAGAAATAGGTGATTTAGAAGGTTATAGAAAAGATTTCTTGAACCTGTTTGGTTTCGATTTCGCAGGTGTGGATTATAAAGCCGATTCTGATGAAATGATTGACATTCCAAGTATTTCATAG
- the recN gene encoding DNA repair protein RecN produces MITSLSIKNYALIEKLSIDFSKGFSIITGETGAGKSIILGALGLVLGKRADLTSLKNKEEKCIIEAHFEISKYNLQPFFESNDLDYEADTIIRREILPSGKSRAFVNDSPVNLQELQELSLLLIDIHSQHQTQELSEEKVQFEIIDAIANNIDSILEYQSLLKSYKSDKSKLNLLLKKQAESYKEQEYNTFLLNELVESNLKSGEQEVLESDYEKLNNVEIIKESIDKSLAIANEEQIGVMPNLKEIKVSLQKIATYSTEYSSLLERITSLTIEFDDISDELNRCADKLFNDPEQLELISQKLQLIYNLQKKHQVSTVDELLEIQTKLENSVLELGNLEQEIASLTNSIQEKTATLDNLSKEIHDKRVKAVPVLSDQLVSILETLGMPNVRFKMDINPTMTYFENGKDELQFLFSANKGTDFGLLKKVASGGEMSRIMLAVKAILAQYSKLPTLIFDEIDSGVSGEIANGMGEIMKEMSQTMQIFAITHLPQIAAKGTAHFKVSKATVGEDTLSELRLLSNEERVVEIAQMLSGTVVSDSALNHAKALLN; encoded by the coding sequence ATGATAACTTCTCTATCGATAAAAAACTATGCGCTAATTGAAAAACTGTCGATCGACTTTTCGAAGGGATTTTCGATTATTACCGGAGAAACAGGCGCAGGAAAATCGATTATTTTAGGAGCTTTGGGACTGGTTTTAGGCAAAAGAGCCGATTTGACTTCACTTAAAAATAAGGAGGAAAAATGCATTATCGAAGCGCATTTTGAAATTTCGAAATACAATCTACAGCCATTTTTTGAATCCAATGATTTAGATTATGAAGCGGATACAATCATTCGTCGCGAAATTCTCCCCTCGGGAAAATCGAGGGCTTTTGTCAATGACAGTCCAGTGAATCTGCAGGAATTGCAGGAGTTGAGTTTGTTATTGATAGACATTCACTCGCAACATCAAACCCAAGAACTTTCAGAAGAAAAAGTGCAATTCGAGATTATTGATGCTATTGCCAATAATATAGACAGTATTTTGGAGTATCAATCCCTTTTGAAAAGCTATAAATCGGATAAATCAAAGTTGAATTTGCTGCTTAAAAAACAAGCTGAATCATATAAAGAACAGGAATACAATACTTTTTTGTTAAACGAATTGGTAGAATCCAATTTGAAATCGGGAGAACAAGAAGTTCTTGAATCCGATTATGAAAAGCTAAACAATGTCGAAATAATTAAAGAATCTATCGATAAATCTTTGGCTATTGCCAATGAAGAACAAATAGGAGTGATGCCTAACTTGAAAGAAATAAAAGTTTCTTTGCAAAAAATTGCTACCTATTCAACCGAATATTCTTCGTTATTAGAGCGAATTACAAGCCTTACAATTGAATTTGATGATATTTCGGACGAATTGAATCGTTGCGCAGACAAGCTTTTCAATGATCCGGAACAATTGGAATTGATTAGTCAAAAATTGCAACTAATCTATAATTTACAAAAAAAACACCAAGTTTCGACAGTAGATGAGTTGCTAGAAATTCAAACCAAATTGGAGAATTCTGTTTTAGAATTAGGAAATTTAGAACAAGAAATAGCTTCTTTGACCAATTCAATTCAGGAAAAAACGGCTACTTTAGATAATTTGTCCAAAGAGATTCATGATAAACGAGTAAAAGCAGTTCCAGTTTTATCGGATCAACTAGTTTCAATTTTAGAGACTTTAGGAATGCCAAATGTTCGTTTCAAAATGGATATCAATCCGACTATGACCTATTTCGAAAACGGAAAAGATGAACTTCAATTTTTGTTTTCTGCCAATAAAGGAACCGATTTTGGCTTGCTAAAAAAAGTAGCCTCAGGTGGCGAAATGTCAAGGATTATGCTGGCTGTCAAAGCAATATTGGCCCAATATTCAAAATTACCAACCTTGATTTTTGATGAAATTGACTCTGGCGTTTCAGGCGAAATAGCTAACGGAATGGGAGAAATTATGAAAGAAATGAGTCAGACAATGCAGATATTCGCCATTACCCATTTACCTCAAATTGCGGCAAAAGGAACAGCACATTTCAAGGTTTCAAAGGCGACCGTTGGCGAAGATACCCTGTCAGAATTGCGATTATTATCAAACGAAGAACGTGTTGTTGAAATTGCTCAAATGTTATCCGGAACTGTGGTTTCGGATTCCGCATTAAACCACGCAAAAGCCTTGTTGAATTAA
- the porD gene encoding type IX secretion system protein PorD, whose translation MNKIIVFFFLLVCGMAHAQELNCTINVNTQKLPNANQQVFRTLQTSLSEFVNKTQWTERVFKPSERIQCSMDIVLSSYDSDRYTATITVQSSRLVFNSTYSTPVLNYNDKDFSFNYTEFQQLVFNPSEFESNLVSVISFYCNLIIGLDGDTFTPSGGTTFLEIAQNIANVAQQSGYKGWSQSDGLTSRYFLVNDLLASAYTDLRQSSFLYHSGLDMMSQDLKAAKEKVKLSLMNLGKFSATKPNAFLTRVFFDAKSDEIVSIFSGGPSIPIGDLVDSLNRSSPLNSSKWVNIKN comes from the coding sequence ATGAATAAAATAATTGTTTTTTTCTTTTTACTAGTTTGCGGAATGGCTCATGCTCAAGAGTTAAACTGTACTATTAATGTCAATACCCAAAAGTTGCCAAATGCAAATCAACAGGTTTTTAGAACTTTGCAAACTTCATTGAGCGAATTTGTCAATAAAACGCAATGGACAGAAAGGGTTTTTAAACCAAGTGAGAGAATCCAATGTTCTATGGATATAGTTTTATCTTCTTATGATTCAGATCGATATACGGCTACTATTACCGTTCAATCATCAAGATTAGTCTTTAATTCCACTTATTCCACGCCAGTTTTAAACTATAATGACAAAGATTTTAGTTTCAATTATACTGAATTTCAGCAGCTGGTATTCAATCCATCTGAATTTGAATCGAATTTGGTTTCGGTTATTTCTTTTTACTGCAATCTCATTATTGGATTAGATGGCGATACATTTACCCCATCAGGAGGCACTACTTTTCTAGAAATTGCGCAAAACATTGCCAATGTAGCGCAACAAAGCGGCTATAAAGGCTGGAGCCAATCCGATGGACTTACAAGCAGGTATTTTTTGGTAAATGATTTATTAGCATCGGCTTACACAGACCTTCGGCAATCCTCATTTTTATATCATTCTGGTTTAGATATGATGTCTCAGGATCTGAAAGCGGCCAAAGAAAAAGTTAAATTGTCCTTGATGAACTTGGGTAAATTCAGTGCTACAAAACCTAACGCCTTCTTGACTCGGGTATTTTTTGATGCCAAATCCGATGAGATTGTGTCCATTTTTTCAGGTGGTCCAAGCATACCAATTGGTGATTTGGTCGATAGCTTAAATCGTTCTTCACCATTGAACTCTAGTAAATGGGTGAATATTAAAAATTAA